From the genome of Vulpes lagopus strain Blue_001 chromosome 2, ASM1834538v1, whole genome shotgun sequence, one region includes:
- the CXCL17 gene encoding C-X-C motif chemokine 17, with protein sequence MKILISSLLLLLPLMLMPVVSSSPNPGVARGHRDNRQAPSRRRLQEGGQECECKDWFLRAHKRKLMTVPGMPKKQCPCDHFKANVKKTRNQRHHRKPNKHSRACQEFLKQCQLKSFALPL encoded by the exons ATGAAAATTCtaatctcttctctccttctgttgcTGCCACTAATGCTGATGCCTGTGGTCTCTAGCAGCCCAAATCCAG GGGTCGCCAGAGGCCATCGGGATAATCGCCAGGCTCCTAGTAGGAGGAGGCTCCAGGAAGGTGGCCAAGAATGTGAGTGCAAAG ACTGGTTCCTGAGAGCTCATAAAAGAAAACTTATGACAGTGCCTGGGATGCCAAAGAAGCAGTGTCCCTGTGATCATTTCAAGGCCAATGTGAAGAAAACCA GGAACCAAAGGCACCACAGAAAGCCAAACAAGCACTCCAGAGCCTGCCAGGAATTTCTCAAGCA
- the LOC121484347 gene encoding 60S ribosomal protein L17-like, whose translation MVRYSLDPENPTKACKSRGSNLRVHFKNTREIAQAIKGMHIRKATKYLKDVTLQKQYVPFHRYNGGVGRCAQAKQWGWTQGRWPKKSAEFLLHMLKNVESNAELKGLDVDSLVIEHIQVNKAPKMQCRTYRAHGQINPYMSSPCHIEMILTEKEQIVPKPEEEVAQKKKISQKKLKKQKLMARE comes from the coding sequence ATGGTTCGCTACTCGCTggacccagaaaaccctacaaaagCATGCAAGTCGAGAGGTTCAAATCTTCgtgttcactttaagaacacaCGTGAAATTGCCCAAGCCATCAAGGGTATGCATATTCGaaaagccaccaagtatctgaaagatgtcactttACAGAAGCAGTATGTGCCATTCCATCGCTACAATGGTGGAGTTGGTAGGTGTGCACAGgccaaacagtggggctggacacagggtcggtggcccaagaagagtgctgaatttttactgcacatgcttaaaaatgtggagagtaatgctgaacttaagggtttagatgtagattctctggtcattgagcacatccaggtgaaTAAAGCCCCCAAGATGCAATGTAGAACCTACAGGGCTCATGGCCAGATTAATCCATACatgagctctccctgccacattgagatgattcttactgaaaaagagcagattgttcctaaaccagaagaggaggttgcacagaagaaaaagatatcccagaaaaaactgaagaaacaaaaacttatggcccgggagtaa